In Lacibacter sp. H375, one DNA window encodes the following:
- a CDS encoding DUF4332 domain-containing protein, whose translation MSYKVIDIEGIGPNYAARLETMAIFTTDDLLIQGGTKKGRVAIHEVTQIPENLVLTWVNHADLHRINGVAGQTAELLEAAGVDTVKELATRNAENLHTKLLETNEKFGLTGKVPSAEKLAAMISEAKTLDQKVFH comes from the coding sequence ATGAGTTATAAAGTGATCGATATTGAAGGCATCGGGCCAAACTATGCAGCACGTTTGGAAACTATGGCCATTTTTACAACAGACGATCTGTTGATACAAGGCGGAACAAAAAAAGGAAGGGTAGCTATTCATGAAGTAACCCAGATTCCGGAAAACCTGGTCCTTACCTGGGTGAACCATGCCGATCTGCATCGTATAAATGGCGTTGCCGGACAAACAGCAGAATTGCTCGAAGCTGCAGGTGTTGATACCGTTAAAGAACTTGCAACACGTAATGCCGAAAACCTGCACACTAAACTCCTTGAAACAAATGAAAAGTTTGGTTTGACCGGCAAAGTTCCTTCAGCAGAAAAACTGGCAGCCATGATTTCCGAAGCAAAAACACTGGATCAAAAAGTTTTTCACTAA
- a CDS encoding L,D-transpeptidase family protein, which translates to MKNRSTPLIFCCVLMLLLSGFSFFSRSKTALQKPAVRKSAFYKVVIDKSNYELKVYDEEGWLFTYPVVFGSSELTDKMMEGDRRTPEGTYHIIAKKLHAEWGHFLLLDYPTQSDIEKFNARKSRGMIPYNARPGGGIGIHATRRNEDRFVDYYYNWTLGCISTKREYAKELYTLLPVGTEVTILR; encoded by the coding sequence ATGAAGAACCGATCAACCCCACTTATTTTTTGTTGTGTGCTGATGCTGCTGTTATCCGGGTTTAGTTTTTTCAGCCGGAGTAAAACAGCACTTCAAAAACCAGCTGTAAGAAAATCAGCTTTTTACAAAGTAGTTATCGATAAAAGCAACTACGAGCTGAAAGTGTATGATGAAGAAGGATGGTTGTTTACCTACCCGGTTGTGTTTGGTTCAAGTGAACTGACCGATAAGATGATGGAAGGCGACCGCCGCACACCCGAAGGCACTTACCACATCATTGCTAAAAAACTCCACGCTGAATGGGGCCATTTCTTATTACTTGATTATCCCACGCAAAGTGATATTGAAAAATTCAATGCCCGGAAATCGAGAGGGATGATTCCCTATAATGCGAGACCTGGCGGCGGCATTGGTATCCATGCCACACGCCGTAACGAAGACCGCTTTGTAGATTACTATTACAACTGGACGCTGGGTTGCATTTCCACAAAGCGTGAATATGCCAAAGAATTATATACGCTGCTTCCTGTTGGCACAGAAGTAACCATACTTAGATAA